In one Pseudomonas sp. R84 genomic region, the following are encoded:
- a CDS encoding MFS transporter encodes MSQELRLIRRITLKLIPFLILLYLIAYVDRSAVGFAKLHMGADIGIGDAAYGLGAGLFFIGYFLLEIPSNLMLERFGARRWFARIMITWGAITIGMAFVQGPHSFYVMRFLLGAAEAGFFPGVLYYITQWFPVRHRGKILGLFILSQPIAMMITGPVSGGLLGMDGVLGLHGWQWLFIVIGTPAILLTWPVLRWLPDGPQQVKWMDQAEKDWLTGELKKDLQEYGQTRHGNPLHALKDKRVLLLALFYLPVTLSIYGLGLWLPTLIKQFGGSDLVTGFVSSVPYIFGIIGLLIVPRSSDRLNDRYGHLAVLYVLGAIGLFLSAWLSLPVAQLAALCLVAFALFSCTAVFWTLPGRFFAGASAAAGIALINSVGNLGGYIGPFVIGALKEYTGNLASGLYFLSGVMVFGLILTGVVYRVLERKHVLPVDQFAASARGATRT; translated from the coding sequence ATGAGCCAGGAACTGCGGCTGATACGGCGCATTACGCTGAAACTGATTCCCTTCCTGATCCTGCTGTACCTGATCGCCTATGTGGATCGCTCCGCCGTCGGCTTCGCCAAGCTGCACATGGGCGCCGACATCGGTATCGGCGACGCGGCCTACGGCCTCGGCGCCGGGCTGTTCTTTATTGGTTATTTCCTCCTCGAAATCCCTAGCAATCTGATGCTTGAACGCTTCGGCGCACGGCGTTGGTTCGCGCGAATCATGATTACCTGGGGCGCGATCACCATCGGCATGGCCTTCGTTCAGGGCCCGCACAGTTTCTACGTGATGCGCTTTCTGCTCGGCGCGGCCGAGGCGGGGTTCTTTCCGGGCGTTCTCTACTACATCACCCAATGGTTCCCGGTACGCCATCGCGGCAAGATCCTTGGCCTGTTCATCCTTTCCCAGCCGATCGCGATGATGATCACCGGCCCGGTGTCCGGCGGTTTGCTCGGCATGGATGGCGTTCTGGGTCTGCACGGCTGGCAGTGGCTGTTTATCGTCATTGGCACCCCGGCGATCCTGCTGACCTGGCCGGTGTTGCGCTGGTTGCCGGACGGCCCGCAGCAAGTGAAGTGGATGGATCAGGCAGAGAAAGACTGGCTGACCGGTGAGCTGAAAAAGGACCTGCAGGAGTACGGCCAGACCCGCCACGGCAACCCGTTGCATGCGCTGAAAGACAAACGCGTTTTGCTCTTGGCGCTGTTCTATCTGCCGGTGACGTTGAGCATTTATGGCCTCGGTCTATGGTTGCCGACGCTGATCAAACAGTTTGGCGGCAGCGATCTGGTCACCGGTTTCGTCTCGTCGGTGCCGTACATCTTCGGGATTATCGGTTTGCTGATCGTGCCGCGCAGTTCCGATCGTTTAAATGATCGTTACGGACATCTGGCTGTTCTGTATGTGCTGGGTGCGATTGGCTTGTTCCTCAGTGCCTGGCTGTCGTTGCCGGTAGCGCAGTTGGCGGCGCTGTGTCTGGTGGCGTTTGCGCTGTTTTCCTGCACGGCGGTGTTCTGGACCTTGCCGGGACGGTTCTTTGCCGGCGCGAGTGCGGCGGCGGGGATTGCGTTGATCAATTCGGTGGGGAATCTGGGTGGGTACATCGGGCCGTTTGTGATTGGCGCGTTGAAGGAATACACCGGCAATTTGGCGTCCGGCCTGTATTTCCTGTCGGGCGTGATGGTGTTCGGTTTGATCCTGACGGGCGTGGTTTACCGCGTGCTGGAACGCAAACACGTCCTGCCGGTTGACCAATTTGCCGCCAGCGCCCGTGGCGCAACCCGCACCTGA
- a CDS encoding FadR/GntR family transcriptional regulator, translating into MDYRKPSDRKSMHSRIVQELGMQIVSGRFKPDDKLPAEALLCEEYAVSRPVLREATRVLVAKGLVYSKPRVGTVVKARREWHMLDPDVLHWLMQSSPQNEFFNVLTSVRSIIEPAAAALAAQHATEADIAAIGEAYQRMEAAPTPEALLQPDLDFHSRIADATHNDLLANLCNMLSVAIAEALKHSNQRPNLHELALPRHKAILTAIENRDALGARHATLVQLDDARSALNVVLGNDPV; encoded by the coding sequence ATGGATTACCGCAAACCCTCCGACCGCAAAAGCATGCACTCGCGCATCGTCCAGGAACTGGGCATGCAGATCGTCTCCGGACGCTTCAAGCCCGACGACAAACTGCCCGCCGAAGCCTTGCTCTGCGAGGAGTACGCGGTCAGCCGGCCGGTATTGCGTGAAGCGACGCGGGTGTTGGTGGCCAAAGGTCTGGTGTATTCCAAGCCGCGTGTGGGAACTGTGGTCAAGGCCCGCCGCGAATGGCACATGCTCGACCCGGACGTGCTGCACTGGCTGATGCAAAGCAGCCCGCAGAATGAATTCTTCAATGTGCTGACCAGTGTGCGCAGCATTATCGAGCCGGCGGCTGCCGCCCTCGCCGCTCAACATGCGACCGAGGCTGATATTGCCGCGATCGGCGAGGCTTACCAGCGCATGGAAGCGGCGCCGACACCGGAAGCCTTGTTGCAGCCGGATCTGGATTTTCATAGCCGGATTGCCGATGCGACGCACAACGATTTGCTGGCGAACCTGTGCAACATGTTGTCGGTGGCGATTGCCGAAGCGTTGAAGCATTCGAATCAGCGGCCGAATCTGCATGAATTGGCGTTGCCGCGGCACAAAGCAATTCTTACCGCCATCGAAAACCGCGACGCCCTTGGCGCCCGGCATGCCACGCTGGTTCAGCTCGATGATGCGCGCAGTGCATTGAATGTTGTATTGGGCAACGACCCTGTGTAA
- a CDS encoding DUF6543 domain-containing protein, which produces MPTSDPTDSTNIIARAVSARFSNRPTLRSETARLLKDGLLEKYPDLEFDPYLTRIALPIPGGAWRLSLLLDEVLEYLASGVKLDLSDQYDRNCFLTNKVPKQMRTGKGFAPWPDMQVISNVILELPSIVYIGLQDALTNYWSDDNNTGISRWQWLGDLLAGVLKTAAVRHVTVDALQAGILAELAEHPDRRQRPGSALQACTLQTTLSKGKRSATLQAPDLLVSCGQTHLLCSLTGRVEAYTSLESFGLAWAKRFQRDFSADVTTWKRFEPDGNIFDLQAALLLNQQLDNLAALKLPANQTLDELQRRIDAITDLARVFVDETPDLHNLVPIQAGLPDWLQTASADNRMAYRQHVLALARTRQQTRGRSFSDGIDDLHTFAKKALHKQMLEDKPQAPGYNADELELTFHVPVGDMGSGYIEKVKMSLTELAIKNLAGKPKGRMTIRHTGNQLIQDWTTEAYLLDLVKRVDVGKHYPQLIDTLLLGHSTETRERERLFALELAIQLPLQALEHSIRGEHGFNRLGYRYVNALMKGSSTDRLVEGQAIVIRPLAFQRKADAAIDTVANMFVIEAKDLNAEGPHILYRPLYTPALQQYASRRDLFKAIALPGPLQDSVLTWLTDRTRPIYANNGFNEPHIRHFHIGDEFPSFEKPAPAILVGNAAAAEWLKAVEENRVLRSLFVSNAQALVQFADQQAVSNAESRWAIMLEGGWLIFNLLLLPLRGPAMIVGWMLQLTHSLINDIPALDSDDATTRNQAWTDLLLNIGLVVLHVAKESSSAALPGSVDRVVPLALEPLRHPYPSPFDPVVREEAPGLPSAPPGDGNTVLDFNFSTARDSTSARLLDTFREMHVPWPTPLPSPTTTGPFKGLYLIANEWHASLAGLLFRVRIVPGFGEVYLFHPDHPGIKLRSNGQGQWRLDHGLKLGGGGPKARISKQRDQKNRRIEKLDENYDNFIAQQAGAQARVDFAEQLMNRTGITEPERTRLRQLFSAKLEQQTETYLQQIAEQKEIAELKKTDPDVSRIRPLLRNSINNLRKQIVMADLDRRAIIVKYREFNINRDQTSVALLTGGDAMRNRYLEFLRETSTVNETMIKLYDEVEIRLQELKKIPDKTTPSAWEQLTSGRPEELTALRLRAFQLGVLRPLSIKTLEFETVVGLDDAVEPVVVLSRSHSDLQGLEVFDSKERIAVFDNLVERYGKAQDALESIGIFNSEELEPSNFSRLREIIVELRNDAERRLADELQQLPEPPESPAPQAGSSTAAAKPAKPAKPARPVRPRASHKRVIKTDTKGVLIGDLRTPVAGQVTNIVDVRNPMDEGILASFEEKQPDVWKEITPRRADAATVATPYSQLKGYARKALAKVDQEMLKIEGYALRASYPKEIEEQLQREATKLAEFASKLESHVQAPANNEPDARLISQLRDKATVINTKAIELRTQMTLAAPPTSEGVEYLLNKKVIYARTDGKRVQLTTGRKDFMQEYTLMVNEDTPLWYAHFHYDNLTDAKANYRRTHLKTKDQRYENYETALAKAADSRQKIDIHRANISDELALIFLPIEPR; this is translated from the coding sequence ATGCCTACCTCCGACCCAACGGACTCAACCAATATCATCGCCCGGGCCGTCAGCGCCCGGTTCAGCAACCGCCCGACATTGCGCTCGGAAACCGCGCGTCTGCTCAAGGACGGCTTGCTGGAAAAATATCCCGACCTCGAGTTCGACCCCTATCTGACCCGAATTGCGCTGCCCATTCCCGGGGGCGCCTGGCGCCTGTCTTTATTACTCGACGAGGTACTGGAATACCTTGCCAGTGGCGTGAAACTCGACCTTTCCGATCAATACGATCGCAACTGTTTCCTGACCAACAAAGTCCCCAAGCAGATGCGCACCGGTAAGGGTTTCGCACCCTGGCCCGATATGCAGGTCATTTCCAACGTGATCCTCGAACTGCCGAGCATTGTGTACATCGGCTTGCAGGACGCTCTGACGAACTACTGGAGCGACGACAACAACACGGGGATCAGCCGCTGGCAATGGCTGGGTGACTTGCTTGCCGGGGTGTTGAAAACGGCAGCGGTTCGCCACGTCACTGTTGACGCCTTGCAGGCCGGAATACTGGCAGAGCTGGCTGAACACCCCGATCGCAGGCAGCGTCCGGGCAGTGCCCTGCAAGCCTGCACACTGCAAACGACACTGAGCAAAGGCAAGCGCTCGGCCACGTTGCAGGCACCCGATCTTTTGGTCAGCTGCGGGCAAACCCATCTATTGTGCAGTTTGACCGGTCGCGTCGAGGCCTATACATCACTGGAGAGTTTTGGCCTGGCGTGGGCCAAGCGTTTTCAACGAGACTTTTCGGCCGACGTGACGACCTGGAAGCGCTTCGAGCCTGACGGCAATATCTTCGACCTGCAGGCCGCCCTGCTGCTGAATCAGCAGTTGGACAATCTGGCAGCACTCAAGCTGCCCGCTAACCAAACTCTGGACGAATTGCAAAGGCGGATTGACGCAATCACTGATCTCGCCCGCGTGTTCGTCGACGAGACGCCCGATCTGCACAACCTTGTCCCGATCCAGGCGGGCCTTCCGGACTGGTTGCAAACAGCGAGTGCAGACAATCGAATGGCCTACCGGCAACACGTTCTGGCGCTCGCGAGGACCCGGCAGCAAACCCGGGGGCGATCCTTCAGTGACGGGATTGACGACCTTCACACCTTTGCGAAAAAAGCACTGCACAAGCAGATGCTGGAGGACAAACCCCAGGCGCCCGGTTACAACGCCGACGAATTGGAGCTGACCTTTCACGTGCCTGTCGGTGACATGGGCAGCGGCTACATCGAAAAGGTGAAAATGTCCCTGACCGAACTGGCAATCAAGAACCTTGCGGGCAAGCCAAAAGGCCGGATGACCATTCGGCACACAGGTAATCAACTGATTCAGGACTGGACCACCGAGGCGTACCTGCTGGATTTGGTAAAACGCGTCGATGTCGGCAAACACTATCCGCAACTGATCGATACGTTATTGCTGGGACACAGTACCGAGACGCGCGAGCGCGAGCGACTGTTTGCGCTGGAGCTTGCCATTCAGTTACCGCTGCAGGCGCTCGAACATTCGATTCGGGGCGAGCACGGTTTTAACCGACTGGGCTACCGGTACGTCAACGCGCTGATGAAGGGCAGCAGCACCGACCGCCTTGTCGAAGGGCAGGCCATCGTCATCAGGCCATTGGCGTTTCAACGCAAAGCAGATGCCGCCATCGATACAGTCGCCAACATGTTTGTCATCGAAGCCAAAGACCTGAATGCCGAGGGTCCCCACATTCTTTATCGCCCGCTGTATACGCCTGCCCTTCAGCAATACGCGAGTCGCAGGGATCTATTCAAGGCGATCGCCCTTCCCGGACCGCTGCAAGACAGTGTGCTGACATGGCTCACTGATCGAACCAGACCGATCTACGCCAACAACGGTTTCAATGAACCGCACATCCGCCATTTTCATATTGGCGACGAATTCCCTTCGTTCGAAAAACCTGCGCCCGCGATATTGGTTGGCAACGCAGCCGCCGCTGAATGGTTGAAGGCTGTCGAAGAGAATCGGGTATTGCGCAGCCTGTTCGTCAGCAATGCTCAGGCATTGGTCCAGTTTGCAGACCAGCAAGCTGTGTCCAATGCAGAGAGCCGCTGGGCGATCATGCTTGAAGGTGGCTGGCTGATCTTCAACCTCCTGCTCCTGCCGTTGCGCGGCCCGGCAATGATCGTCGGCTGGATGCTTCAGCTCACCCATAGCCTGATCAACGATATTCCGGCATTGGACAGTGATGATGCAACGACCCGGAACCAGGCGTGGACCGACCTTTTGTTGAATATTGGCCTGGTCGTGCTGCATGTGGCGAAGGAATCCAGTAGCGCCGCGTTGCCCGGTAGCGTCGACAGGGTCGTCCCGCTGGCTCTTGAACCGTTACGCCATCCATACCCGTCGCCATTTGATCCAGTGGTGCGTGAGGAGGCCCCCGGGTTGCCCTCCGCGCCACCTGGCGATGGCAATACGGTGCTGGATTTCAACTTCTCGACAGCCCGGGACTCGACTTCGGCCAGGTTGCTTGACACGTTTCGGGAGATGCATGTTCCGTGGCCGACACCTCTGCCCAGTCCGACCACAACCGGCCCTTTCAAAGGGTTATATCTGATTGCCAACGAGTGGCACGCCAGCCTTGCCGGCCTGCTGTTTCGCGTGCGTATCGTGCCGGGCTTCGGTGAGGTGTACCTGTTCCACCCGGACCATCCAGGCATCAAGTTACGAAGCAACGGCCAAGGGCAATGGCGTCTGGATCATGGCCTGAAACTGGGTGGCGGCGGTCCCAAAGCAAGAATCAGCAAGCAGCGAGACCAAAAAAATCGCCGCATCGAAAAACTGGATGAAAACTACGACAATTTTATCGCTCAGCAGGCGGGAGCTCAGGCACGCGTGGATTTCGCTGAACAGTTGATGAATCGCACGGGTATCACCGAGCCGGAACGAACGCGACTCAGGCAATTGTTCAGCGCCAAGCTGGAACAACAGACCGAAACCTACCTTCAGCAGATCGCCGAACAAAAGGAAATTGCCGAGCTGAAAAAAACCGATCCGGATGTTTCCCGCATCAGGCCATTGCTGAGAAACAGCATCAATAACCTCAGAAAACAGATCGTAATGGCTGACCTGGACCGTCGAGCCATAATCGTCAAATATCGCGAGTTCAACATTAATCGTGACCAAACCAGCGTAGCGTTGTTAACCGGAGGGGACGCCATGAGGAACCGCTACCTTGAGTTTCTCCGCGAAACCTCCACCGTCAATGAAACGATGATCAAGCTCTATGACGAAGTGGAAATCCGGTTGCAGGAATTGAAAAAGATCCCAGACAAAACCACGCCTTCTGCCTGGGAACAATTGACCAGTGGCCGCCCCGAAGAACTGACAGCCTTGCGACTCAGGGCTTTTCAACTTGGAGTACTGCGTCCGCTGAGTATCAAGACCCTGGAATTTGAAACCGTCGTCGGCCTGGACGACGCTGTTGAGCCTGTGGTGGTGCTGTCTCGTTCACACTCCGATCTGCAAGGCCTGGAAGTGTTTGACAGCAAGGAACGTATTGCCGTGTTTGACAACCTGGTCGAACGCTACGGCAAGGCGCAGGACGCGCTGGAAAGTATCGGCATTTTCAACAGCGAGGAACTGGAGCCGAGCAATTTCAGTCGCTTGCGCGAGATCATCGTCGAACTGCGCAACGACGCTGAACGTCGCTTGGCAGACGAACTGCAGCAACTGCCTGAACCGCCCGAGTCACCTGCTCCTCAAGCCGGCTCCAGCACTGCTGCGGCCAAACCTGCAAAACCTGCAAAACCCGCCAGACCGGTCAGGCCAAGGGCCAGTCACAAGCGCGTTATCAAAACCGACACAAAAGGTGTATTGATCGGCGACTTGCGTACCCCGGTAGCGGGTCAGGTCACGAACATCGTCGATGTCAGAAACCCGATGGACGAAGGCATCCTCGCTTCTTTCGAGGAAAAACAACCGGATGTCTGGAAGGAGATCACACCCCGCAGGGCCGACGCCGCGACGGTGGCAACGCCCTACTCACAACTGAAGGGTTATGCTCGAAAAGCCTTGGCCAAGGTTGACCAGGAGATGCTGAAAATCGAGGGGTATGCGCTCCGAGCCAGTTACCCCAAGGAGATTGAAGAACAGTTGCAGCGTGAGGCAACGAAACTCGCCGAATTTGCGAGCAAGCTCGAAAGCCATGTGCAGGCTCCAGCGAATAACGAGCCGGATGCCCGGCTGATCAGTCAACTAAGGGACAAGGCGACGGTTATCAATACCAAAGCCATTGAACTGCGCACACAGATGACGCTGGCCGCACCACCGACTAGCGAAGGAGTCGAGTATTTGCTGAACAAGAAAGTCATTTACGCTCGCACGGACGGTAAACGCGTTCAGCTGACAACCGGGCGAAAAGACTTCATGCAGGAATACACCTTGATGGTCAACGAGGACACTCCCCTTTGGTACGCGCACTTTCACTATGACAATCTCACTGACGCGAAGGCCAATTACAGACGCACACATCTGAAAACCAAAGATCAGCGATATGAAAACTACGAGACGGCGTTGGCGAAAGCCGCGGACTCACGGCAGAAAATCGACATCCATCGGGCGAACATCAGCGATGAACTGGCCCTGATATTCCTGCCAATTGAACCACGCTGA
- a CDS encoding IlvD/Edd family dehydratase produces the protein MSDKKPTLRSAQWFGTADKNGFMYRSWMKNQGIADHQFHGKPIIGICNTWSELTPCNAHFRQIAEHVKRGVIEAGGFPVEFPVFSNGESNLRPTAMLTRNLASMDVEEAIRGNPIDGVVLLTGCDKTTPALLMGAASCDVPAIVVTGGPMLNGKHKGKDIGSGTVVWQLSEQVKAGTITIDDFLAAEGGMSRSAGTCNTMGTASTMACMAEALGTSLPHNAAIPAVDARRYVLAHMSGMRAVEMVREDLKLSKILTKEAFENAIRVNAAIGGSTNAVIHLKAIAGRIGVELDLDDWTRIGRGMPTIVDLQPSGRFLMEEFYYAGGLPAVLRRLGEANLIPNPNALTVNGKSIGENTKDAPIYGEDEVIRTLDNPIRADGGICVLRGNLAPLGAVLKPSAATPELMQHRGRAVVFENFDMYKARINDPELDVDKDSILVMKNCGPKGYPGMAEVGNMGLPAKLLAQGVTDMVRISDARMSGTAYGTVVLHVAPEAAAGGPLATVKEGDWIELDCATGRLHLDIPDAELAARMADLQPPQQLLVGGYRQLYIDHVLQADQGCDFDFLVGCRGAEVPRHSH, from the coding sequence ATGTCTGATAAGAAACCCACCCTGCGCTCCGCCCAATGGTTTGGCACGGCCGACAAGAACGGCTTCATGTACCGCAGCTGGATGAAGAATCAGGGCATCGCCGACCACCAGTTTCACGGCAAGCCGATCATCGGCATCTGCAACACCTGGTCGGAACTGACCCCGTGCAACGCGCACTTCCGCCAGATCGCGGAGCACGTCAAACGCGGGGTGATCGAGGCCGGTGGCTTTCCAGTGGAGTTCCCGGTGTTCTCCAACGGCGAATCGAACCTGCGCCCGACCGCCATGCTCACCCGCAACCTGGCAAGCATGGACGTTGAAGAAGCGATTCGCGGCAACCCGATCGACGGTGTGGTGCTGCTGACCGGCTGCGACAAAACCACCCCGGCGCTGCTGATGGGCGCGGCCAGTTGCGACGTGCCGGCCATCGTTGTCACTGGCGGGCCGATGCTCAACGGCAAGCACAAAGGCAAAGACATCGGTTCCGGCACGGTGGTCTGGCAGCTCAGCGAGCAGGTCAAGGCTGGCACCATCACCATTGACGATTTCCTCGCAGCCGAGGGCGGCATGTCGCGGTCGGCGGGCACCTGCAACACCATGGGCACCGCATCGACTATGGCGTGCATGGCTGAAGCACTCGGCACTTCGCTGCCGCACAACGCGGCGATTCCAGCGGTGGACGCACGACGTTATGTGCTGGCGCACATGTCCGGCATGCGTGCGGTGGAGATGGTGCGCGAAGATTTGAAGCTGTCGAAGATTCTGACTAAAGAAGCCTTTGAGAACGCTATCCGCGTGAACGCTGCTATCGGTGGTTCGACCAACGCGGTGATTCACTTGAAGGCCATCGCCGGGCGCATCGGCGTCGAGCTGGATCTGGACGACTGGACCCGCATCGGTCGCGGCATGCCGACCATTGTCGACCTGCAACCGTCGGGGCGTTTCCTGATGGAAGAGTTCTATTACGCCGGTGGCTTACCAGCGGTGCTGCGTCGTCTCGGTGAGGCCAATCTGATTCCAAACCCGAATGCACTGACCGTCAACGGCAAGTCGATCGGCGAGAACACCAAGGACGCGCCGATCTATGGCGAAGACGAAGTGATCCGCACCCTCGACAATCCGATCCGCGCCGACGGTGGCATCTGCGTGCTGCGCGGCAATCTGGCGCCACTCGGTGCGGTGCTCAAGCCCTCCGCTGCGACCCCGGAACTGATGCAGCATCGCGGGCGTGCGGTGGTGTTCGAGAACTTCGACATGTACAAGGCGCGGATCAATGATCCGGAGCTGGATGTCGATAAGGATTCGATTCTGGTGATGAAAAACTGCGGGCCGAAGGGTTATCCGGGCATGGCTGAAGTCGGCAACATGGGCTTGCCGGCCAAACTGCTCGCGCAGGGTGTGACGGACATGGTGCGCATTTCTGATGCGCGAATGAGCGGCACGGCGTACGGCACCGTGGTTCTGCATGTGGCGCCGGAAGCGGCGGCCGGCGGGCCTCTGGCGACGGTGAAGGAAGGCGACTGGATCGAGCTGGATTGCGCCACCGGGCGTCTGCATCTGGATATTCCGGATGCCGAACTGGCGGCACGCATGGCGGATCTGCAGCCACCGCAGCAGTTGCTGGTGGGCGGATATCGCCAGTTGTACATCGACCATGTGCTGCAGGCGGATCAGGGTTGTGACTTTGATTTCCTGGTCGGTTGCCGAGGCGCCGAAGTCCCACGCCACTCCCATTAA
- a CDS encoding RND family transporter: MTSLITPQQDKATFLERLIFNNRPAVILICLVVSIFLFWQATLIRPSTSFEKMIPLQHPFIEKMMEHRNDLANLGNTVRISVEAKDGDIFSKEYMETLRQINDEVFYISGVDRSGLKSLWSPSVRWTEVTEEGFAGGEVIPQSYNGSQDSLDLLRNNVLKSGQVGRLVANDFKSSIVDIPLLESYPDPEDQGKLLALDYRKFSHELEDKIRNKFEAQNPNVKIHIVGFAKKVGDLIDGLVMVVLFFGIAFVITLILLLWFTNCVRSTIAVLSTTLVAVVWQLGLMHFFGFGLDPYSMLVPFLIFAIGISHGVQKINGIALQSSEADNALTAARRTFRQLFLPGMIAILADAVGFITLLIIDIGVIRELAIGASIGVAVIVFTNLILLPVAISYVGISKRAIARSKKDANREHPFWRLLSNFANPKVARISVLLALIAFGGGLWYSQNLKIGDLDQGAPELRPDSRYNKDNNFIISNYSTSSDVLVVMVKTKAEGCSRYEAMAPIDQLMWKMQNTEGVQSAISLVTVSKQMIKGMNEGNLKWETLSRNPDVLNNSIARADGLYNNSCSLAPVLVFLNDHKAETLDRAVHAVQEFAQENNKDGLEFILAAGNAGIEAATNEVIKQAELTILILVYICVAVMCMITFRSWAATLCIVLPLVLTSVLGNALMAFMGIGVKVATLPVVALGVGIGVDYGIYIYSRLESFLRAGLPLQEAYYQTLKSTGKAVLFTGLCLAIGVCTWIFSAIKFQADMGLMLTFMLLWNMFGALWLLPALAKFLIKPEKLAGQKGNSLFAH, from the coding sequence ATGACTTCCTTGATCACTCCTCAGCAGGACAAGGCGACGTTTCTTGAACGCCTGATCTTCAACAACCGCCCGGCAGTAATCCTGATCTGTCTAGTGGTGAGCATTTTCCTGTTCTGGCAGGCCACGCTGATCCGGCCTTCCACCAGTTTCGAAAAAATGATCCCGCTCCAGCATCCGTTCATCGAGAAGATGATGGAGCACCGCAACGATCTGGCGAATCTCGGCAATACCGTGCGTATTTCGGTGGAAGCCAAGGACGGCGACATCTTCTCCAAGGAGTACATGGAGACCCTGCGGCAGATCAACGACGAGGTGTTCTACATCTCCGGCGTCGACCGCTCCGGCCTGAAGTCGCTGTGGAGTCCGAGCGTACGCTGGACCGAAGTGACCGAAGAGGGTTTTGCCGGCGGTGAAGTGATCCCGCAGAGCTACAACGGCTCGCAGGACAGCCTCGATCTGTTGCGTAACAACGTGCTCAAGTCCGGTCAGGTCGGGCGTCTGGTGGCCAACGACTTCAAGTCGAGCATCGTCGACATTCCGCTGCTGGAGTCCTACCCGGATCCGGAAGACCAGGGCAAGTTACTGGCGCTGGACTACCGCAAGTTCTCCCATGAGCTTGAAGACAAGATCCGCAACAAGTTCGAAGCGCAGAACCCCAACGTCAAAATCCACATCGTCGGTTTCGCCAAGAAGGTCGGTGACCTGATCGACGGTCTGGTGATGGTGGTGCTGTTCTTCGGCATCGCCTTCGTCATCACCCTGATCCTGCTGCTGTGGTTCACCAACTGCGTGCGCAGCACCATCGCCGTATTGAGTACGACGCTGGTGGCGGTGGTCTGGCAGCTCGGCTTGATGCACTTCTTCGGTTTCGGACTCGATCCGTATTCGATGCTGGTGCCGTTCCTGATCTTCGCCATCGGTATTTCCCACGGCGTGCAGAAGATCAACGGCATCGCCCTGCAATCCAGCGAGGCCGACAACGCACTGACCGCAGCGCGGCGTACCTTCCGGCAACTGTTTCTGCCGGGGATGATCGCGATTCTGGCGGATGCGGTGGGCTTCATCACGCTGCTGATCATCGACATCGGCGTGATCCGTGAATTGGCCATTGGCGCGTCGATCGGCGTGGCGGTGATCGTGTTCACCAACCTGATTCTGCTGCCGGTGGCGATTTCCTATGTCGGCATCAGTAAACGTGCGATTGCCAGGAGCAAGAAGGACGCCAACCGCGAGCATCCGTTCTGGCGCCTGCTGTCGAACTTTGCCAACCCGAAAGTCGCACGCATCTCGGTGCTGCTGGCGCTGATCGCCTTCGGCGGCGGCCTCTGGTACAGCCAGAACCTGAAAATCGGCGACCTCGACCAGGGCGCGCCGGAACTGCGTCCGGACTCGCGCTACAACAAAGACAACAACTTCATCATCAGCAATTACTCCACCAGCTCTGACGTACTGGTGGTGATGGTCAAGACCAAGGCTGAAGGCTGCTCGCGTTATGAAGCCATGGCGCCGATCGATCAGTTGATGTGGAAGATGCAGAACACCGAGGGCGTGCAGTCGGCGATCTCGCTGGTGACCGTGTCCAAGCAGATGATCAAGGGCATGAACGAAGGCAACCTGAAATGGGAAACCCTGTCGCGCAACCCGGACGTGCTGAACAACTCCATTGCCCGTGCCGACGGCCTGTACAACAACAGTTGCTCGCTGGCGCCGGTGCTGGTGTTCCTCAACGATCACAAGGCCGAAACCCTCGATCGGGCGGTACATGCGGTGCAGGAGTTTGCCCAGGAGAATAACAAGGACGGTCTGGAGTTCATCCTCGCCGCCGGTAACGCCGGGATCGAAGCGGCCACCAACGAAGTGATCAAACAGGCTGAGCTGACCATCCTGATTCTGGTGTACATCTGCGTGGCGGTGATGTGCATGATCACCTTCCGTTCGTGGGCGGCGACCTTGTGCATCGTCCTGCCGCTGGTGCTGACCTCGGTACTCGGCAACGCGCTGATGGCGTTCATGGGCATCGGCGTGAAGGTTGCGACCTTACCGGTGGTGGCGTTGGGTGTGGGGATTGGTGTCGACTACGGCATCTACATCTACAGCCGTCTGGAAAGTTTCCTGCGTGCCGGGTTGCCGTTGCAGGAGGCCTATTACCAGACGCTGAAATCCACCGGTAAAGCGGTGCTGTTCACCGGCCTGTGCCTGGCGATCGGCGTGTGCACCTGGATCTTCTCGGCGATCAAGTTCCAGGCCGACATGGGCCTGATGCTGACCTTCATGCTGCTGTGGAACATGTTCGGTGCGCTGTGGCTGCTGCCGGCACTGGCGAAGTTCCTGATCAAGCCGGAGAAACTGGCGGGGCAGAAGGGCAATTCGCTGTTTGCGCATTGA